One genomic segment of Anticarsia gemmatalis isolate Benzon Research Colony breed Stoneville strain chromosome Z, ilAntGemm2 primary, whole genome shotgun sequence includes these proteins:
- the Rrp6 gene encoding exosome component Rrp6 — MNSVLNPEAPEFYPHLTSVTQGGYRSMHKSVLSSNTLPSGFSYDLFKTYTDFNIVTCQLSENVLTQRNQIIAAELPAVKLKHKNEYTTEVYNDANDSLLDRVNINLDTVTGVNEPSVEFMKSIPDERNIPAWNTKPIIAKIQVGSATFIGAKNIPRPQLNFKDTIDNSESLWVPKISDKPNNIKPLALNILYNDEGEAVGYEHPYKVELDLYHPPAHFLEPTAEEVPFPPSLEETTYTYVDTEEKLDALVEHLNTVNELAVDLEHHSYRTYQGITCLIQITTNEGGDFIIDALAIRQHIHKLNLAFTDPKKIKVFHGAERDVIWLQRDFGVYLVGLFDTHQAAKMLDLHGLSLKYLLLKYCRVDADKKYQLADWRMRPLPDELIQYARMDTHYLLYIWKQMKAELLSNAGSQHHLLLSVFEHSRQLCEATYNKEVITETSHMPLYLRFKKSFNSRQMAALKMLYKWRDTQARMLDESTQYLLPNHMLLSLAETLPREMQGVNAVCSPMPPFVKQNLITIHRMILSCRELPNEPLLYQMPTSVRQMMQPTMRLSYDIHDILPEHSEERNLEQAIDMYANSQYIHPTLEIVPPDHEAMKPDTIVSALNVDAEQFIPPFDRYRKYRSLAQMDEIKEFNDKEAKIAAIGKGNELIEKEVLNKLQQAKTHIENEEKKNVPTSVAQEIDDSDTLKKTQQRKRKMSTDKPDHKESVDVPVEDKEQPSCSYKKPDSNVKPYAYKNVDYKKFYNDTNKEHKQKQPKMNYKKYKK, encoded by the exons ATGAATTCAGTTTTAAATCCAGAGGCTCCAGAATTTTACCCACACTTGACATCAGTAACACAG GGTGGATACAGATCAATGCACAAATCAGTTCTATCATCAAACACCCTGCCCTCTGGATTTTCTTACGATCTCTTCAAAACATATACTGATTTCAACATTGTAACTTGCCAATTAAGTGAAAATGTTCTTACACAAAGAAACCAAATAATAGCTGCGGAGTTGCCGGCTGTGAAGTTAAAACA CAAGAACGAGTATACTACAGAAGTTTATAATGACGCCAACGATAGTTTGCTGGACAGAGTAAATATAAACCTAGACACGGTGACTGGCGTGAACGAACCAAGCGTTGAATTTATGAAATCAATTCCCGATGAGCGTAATATCCCCGCTTGGAACACCAAACCTATTATAGCAAAGATACAG GTGGGATCAGCAACATTTATCGGTGCCAAAAATATACCGCGACCTCAGCTAAACTTCAAAGACACCATTGACAATTCAGAAAGCTTGTGGGTGCCAAAAATATCTGACAAACCAAACAACATCAAGCCACTTGCTTTGAATATACTTTATAATGATGAGGGTGAGGCGGTCGG ATACGAACATCCGTACAAAGTTGAGCTGGACTTATACCACCCGCCGGCACATTTCCTCGAGCCTACCGCTGAGGAGGTCCCGTTCCCTCCCTCACTGGAGGAAACGACATACACCTACGTTGACACTGAGGAGAAACTTGACGCGCTCGTGGAACACTTGAATACAGTGAACGAATTAGCTGTGGACTTGGAACATCATTCCTATAGGACTTATCAAG GTATAACATGTTTAATTCAAATAACGACGAACGAGGGCGGCGACTTTATCATAGACGCGCTAGCTATCAGGCAACACATCCACAAACTGAACCTTGCATTTACTGACCCTAAGAAGATTAAA gtatttCACGGTGCTGAGAGAGACGTGATTTGGCTGCAGAGAGACTTCGGCGTGTACCTAGTGGGATTGTTCGACACGCACCAAGCGGCCAAGATGCTTGACTTGCACGGTCTCTCACTAAAATATCTTCTTCTCAAGTACTGTAGAGTTGACGCTGATAAAAA GTACCAACTGGCTGACTGGCGTATGCGTCCGCTACCGGACGAGTTGATACAGTACGCTCGCATGGACACTCACTACTTGCTATACATCTGGAAGCAGATGAAAGCAGAGTTGTTGAGTAACGCGGGCTCGCAGCACCACTTACTGCTGTCGGTGTTCGAACACAGCCGACAGTTGTGTGAAGCG ACTTATAACAAAGAGGTAATTACGGAGACATCACACATGCCGCTGTACCTGCGCTTCAAGAAGTCCTTCAATTCGCGGCAGATGGCAGCACTCAAGATGCTTTACAAGTGGCGAGACACGCAGGCGCGCATGCTCGATGAAAGTACCCA ATATCTTCTCCCTAACCACATGCTGTTGTCTCTCGCCGAGACGCTGCCGCGTGAGATGCAGGGCGTGAACGCGGTGTGCAGTCCCATGCCGCCCTTCGTCAAGCAAAACCTCATCACAATACATAGAATGATATTATCG tGCCGTGAGTTGCCGAACGAGCCGCTCCTGTACCAAATGCCGACCTCCGTGCGACAGATGATGCAGCCAACGATGCGGTTGTCTTATGATATACACGACATTCTGCCTGAGCACAG CGAGGAGCGGAACTTGGAGCAAGCCATTGATATGTACGCCAACAGCCAGTACATTCACCCGACCCTCGAGATCGTGCCTCCTGACCACGAGGCCATGAAGCCTGACACTATT GTTTCAGCTTTGAACGTAGATGCGGAACAGTTCATTCCGCCATTCGATAGATATAGAAAATATCGTTCATTAGCTCAG ATGGATGAAATTAAAGAATTCAATGACAAAGAAGCGAAAATTGCAGCTATTGGGAAGGGCAACGAACTGATTGAGAAAGAAGTTCTTAACAAACTACAACAAGCGAAGACGCACATCGAAAACGAAGAAAAGAAAAACGTTCCAACGAGCGTTGCTCAAGAGATTGACGATAGTGATACACTGAAGAAAACACAACAACGCAAACGGAAAATGTCCACTGACAAGCCGGACCACAAGGAGTCTGTAGACGTCCCTGTAGAAGACAAGGAACAACCGAGCTGTAGCTATAAGAAGCCTGACAGTAACGTCAAACCCTACGCGTATAAGAACGTTGACTACAAGAAGTTTTATAATGATACTAACAAggaacataaacaaaaacagcccaaaatgaattacaaaaaatataaaaagtaa
- the LOC142986274 gene encoding uncharacterized protein LOC142986274, with amino-acid sequence MGRISYRVFCVCLLQAALAVKVKVVMHSEQDDSKIEDEEIARTDSWDHKKRLDVTMLPFLKTRKHPAIATAIAAEERDKNEYFVDDDKPTTEKAKSQHPNELIFPLIYRQSHINSMFKFGENWYTWSIEKRTDGSKAINYYICYDEPKHCDDIGWDRTDALPKCAFQIDSLLPEDRACINSYGVEPHSGVTCDGAEQMKVSEIIRACGPRIRSLWRFVRVGRRPANAAKPADVNSLICEDEEECYVSLEYRIHHDRITFSLHEPTRGQTFKSVLKREVQVEDDKVVAATESHSTRVIHRNKKTLVRDEEPVRSSKKFHMRSKSKAEGKGIAKEHNDSGAYGNRRVIKNKIKVREDVSEDMSE; translated from the exons ATGGGACGGATAAGTTACCGGGTGTTCTGTGTGTGTCTGCTCCAGGCCGCGCTCGCGGTTAAAGTTAAAGTAGTGATGCACTCCGAGCAGGACGACTCTAAAATCGAAGATGAAGAGATCGCGCGCACTGACTCCTGGGATCACAAGAAACGACTCGACGTTACAATGTTACCTTTCCTAAAGACCCGCAAACATCCCGCCATCGCTACAGCCATCGCCGCAGAAGAGAGGGACAAAAATGAATATTTCGTAGATGACGATAAACCAACCACTGAGAAAGCGAAATCTCAACACCCAAATGAATTGATATTTCCTTTGATATATCGCCAGAGTCATATTAACAGCATGTTTAAATTCGGTGAGAACTGGTACACTTGGTCTATTGAGAAGAGAACAGACGGTTCAAAAGctatcaattattatatttgctacGACGAGCCCAAGCATTGTGACGATATAGGATGG GATCGGACTGATGCTCTGCCAAAATGCGCATTCCAAATAGACTCGCTATTGCCGGAAGATCGCGCTTGCATTAACAGCTATGGTGTTGAACCTCATAGTGGAGTCACGTGCGATGGAGCCGAACAGATGAAG GTGAGTGAAATAATTCGGGCATGCGGTCCCCGAATTCGTTCACTGTGGCGTTTTGTGAGAGTCGGTCGTCGACCAGCAAACGCAGCCAAACCAGCAGATGTCAATTCTCTCATTTGCGAAGATGAAGAGGAATGTTACGTTTCACTTGAATACAGG ATACATCACGATAGAATTACATTTTCGCTTCATGAGCCAACGCGCGGTCAAACATTCAAGAGTGTTTTGAAGCGAGAGGTGCAAGTAGAAGATGACAAGGTAGTAGCAGCCACCGAGAGCCACTCAACACGCGTTATACACAGGAATAAGAAGACACTAGTGAGGGATGAGGAGCCAGTTAGATCCAGCAAGAAATTCCACATGAGAAGTAAAAGCAAGGCGGAGGGCAAAGGCATCGCGAAGGAGCACAATGACTCCGGCGCATACGGCAACCGAAGAGTAATCAAGAACAAGATAAAGGTCAGGGAAGACGTATCCGAAGATATGTCAGAATAA
- the Syx6 gene encoding syntaxin 6, translating into MTLEDPFYVVKDEVFKALNKTRGLYLRWQEISKAPTIPNSPEVEWTSTELRNALRSIEWDLEDLEDTISIVEKNSSKFKIDNKEISERRTFIEATKQEVKVMKSKMSLNRNRDNDGTAREPLLGEESPIHLGNVWTSTPKYTKYSKLANQTDSPNRFDYDSDIMSMQEKMLVSQNDQLQVISNSVGSLKTVSKQIGIELDEQAVMLDDLNTELENADSKLDSTIKKVAKVLHMNNDRRQWLAIGILVGLLVIILILFVII; encoded by the exons ATGACTTTGGAAGATCCATTTTACGTCGTCAAAGA TGAGGTGTTCAAAGCATTGAACAAGACCCGCGGGCTATACTTGAGGTGGCAGGAGATTTCGAAGGCGCCAACCATCCCCAACAGTCCTGAAGTGGAATGGACTTCTACGGAGCTAAGGAACGCACTCCGTAGTATTGAGTGGGACCTTGAAGACTTAGAAGATACTATTA GTATTGTAGAGAAGAATTCCTCCAAGTTTAAGATCGACAATAAAGAAATATCGGAGAGGCGAACTTTTATTGAAGCGACTAAACAAGAAGTTAAA GTCATGAAGAGTAAAATGAGTTTGAACAGAAACCGCGACAATGACGGTACCGCTCGCGAACCATTGCTGGGCGAAGAGAGTCCGATACATTTGGGCAATGTATGGACGTCCACGCCCAAGTACACAAAGTACTCGAAACTGGCGAACCAGACGGACAGTCCGAATAGGTTCGACTACGACAGCGATATAATGTCCATGCAGGAGAAGATGCTTGTCAGTCAGAATGACCAGCTACAAGTGATCAGCAATTCAGTTGGCTCGCTGAAGACAGTCTCCAAACAGATTGGAATAGAACTCGACGAACAAGCTGT GATGTTAGACGACCTGAATACTGAACTGGAGAACGCAGACTCTAAGCTAGACTCTACGATAAAGAAAGTTGCGAAGGTGCTTCATATGAATAATG ATCGACGTCAATGGCTCGCAATAGGAATTCTCGTAGGCCTTCTagtgataatattaatactttttgttataatttga